Proteins found in one Labrenzia sp. VG12 genomic segment:
- the rplI gene encoding 50S ribosomal protein L9: MQIILLERIAKLGQMGDTVKVRDGYARNYLLPQGKALRANKANLERFERERAQLEARNLERKSEAEAVAAKLDGESLVMIRSAGETGQLYGSVSTRDIAEGLTAAGFTVARSQVELRSPIKTIGLHNVLIQLHPEVEVAISVNVARSEDEAVRQAAGEDLTTPEQDVFEFEEEEEEAEGTEEGDDVSEETPAEEEA, translated from the coding sequence ATGCAAATCATCCTTCTTGAGCGTATCGCAAAGCTCGGCCAGATGGGCGACACCGTCAAAGTACGTGACGGCTATGCCCGTAACTACCTGCTGCCGCAGGGCAAGGCGCTGCGCGCCAACAAGGCCAACCTCGAGCGTTTCGAACGTGAGCGCGCTCAGCTCGAAGCCCGGAACCTGGAGCGCAAGAGCGAGGCGGAAGCCGTTGCTGCAAAGCTCGACGGCGAATCCCTCGTCATGATCCGTTCCGCTGGCGAAACCGGCCAGCTCTACGGTTCCGTTTCCACGCGCGACATCGCCGAAGGCCTGACGGCAGCCGGCTTCACCGTTGCCCGCAGCCAGGTTGAACTGCGCAGCCCGATCAAGACCATCGGCCTGCACAACGTTCTGATCCAGCTGCACCCGGAAGTCGAAGTCGCCATCAGCGTCAACGTCGCCCGCTCCGAAGACGAAGCCGTTCGCCAGGCTGCCGGTGAAGACCTCACCACGCCGGAACAGGATGTCTTCGAATTCGAAGAAGAAGAAGAAGAAGCTGAAGGCACCGAGGAAGGCGACGACGTCTCCGAGGAAACTCCGGCTGAAGAGGAAGCCTAA
- the rpsR gene encoding 30S ribosomal protein S18 yields the protein MVDIAQMPSRRPFFRRRKTCPFSGSNAPKIDYKDIRLLQRYISERGKIVPSRITAVSAKKQRELARAIKRARLLGLLPFVIS from the coding sequence ATGGTTGATATCGCACAAATGCCGAGCCGCCGTCCGTTCTTCCGTCGCCGGAAGACCTGCCCGTTCTCCGGCTCCAACGCTCCGAAGATCGACTACAAGGACATCCGTCTGCTGCAGCGCTACATTTCCGAGCGCGGCAAGATCGTCCCGAGCCGCATCACCGCGGTCTCCGCGAAGAAGCAGCGTGAACTGGCCCGCGCCATCAAGCGCGCCCGCCTGCTCGGCCTGCTGCCTTTCGTGATCAGCTAA
- the rpsF gene encoding 30S ribosomal protein S6 gives MPLYEHVFLARQDVSAQQVEQLVEQYKGLIEGAGGTVGKVENWGLRTLAYRIKKNRKAHYTLMNIEAPHAAVAEMERQMGLSEDVLRYMTFRVDELEEEPSAMMQKRDRDDRRGGGRGDRGDRPGGSRPPRRAEGE, from the coding sequence ATGCCTCTTTACGAGCACGTATTCCTGGCTCGCCAGGACGTTTCGGCCCAGCAGGTCGAACAACTCGTCGAACAGTACAAGGGCCTCATCGAAGGCGCTGGCGGCACTGTCGGCAAGGTGGAAAACTGGGGTCTGCGCACCCTGGCTTACCGCATCAAGAAGAACCGCAAGGCTCACTACACCCTGATGAACATCGAAGCCCCGCATGCAGCGGTTGCCGAGATGGAGCGTCAGATGGGCCTCAGCGAAGACGTTCTGCGTTACATGACCTTCCGCGTCGATGAGCTCGAAGAAGAGCCGTCTGCAATGATGCAGAAGCGTGACCGCGACGACCGCCGTGGCGGTGGCCGTGGCGACCGCGGCGACCGTCCGGGTGGCAGCCGTCCTCCGCGCCGGGCTGAAGGGGAGTAA